The Diabrotica virgifera virgifera chromosome 10, PGI_DIABVI_V3a genome has a window encoding:
- the LOC114330687 gene encoding protein tipE: MRSSSSELLLDQQEELRRQKIKELAAAKKSKIPTGRSCREQAIFYSTSVLAVMAMSAGSSLLFLVPLYVDPAISTLASNFVTEPVTCVTTRIEELTGLANCSWSSCREGCTSDAYHCTHIYVSYNNSKEDPHNQTDDAVLLVNIKGCGYPPSVLCLNFTETYGVEGTEFPCYHSRQNRTVVLTHYERDEQIAIIIHYFAVPFIITLATSVALCVMHCDCRCHPTTHHKRPRRPRIQDLSDGSINIGVDLRHNTSYHSDLAAIRPT; encoded by the exons ATGAGGAGCAGTAGTTCGGAACTGCTCCTAGATCAGCAAGAGGAGCTTCGTAGACAAAAAATTAAG GAACTAGCTGCTGCCAAAAAAAGTAAAATACCAACTGGACGATCATGTCGAGAACAAGCTATATTTTATTCCACGAGCGTGTTAGCTGTAATGGCGATGTCTGCTGGATCATCTTTGTTATTTTTGGTACCTTTATACGTAGATCCAGCAATATCCACATTGGCCTCCAACTTCGTAACTGAACCAGTGACTTGTGTGACTACTAGGATAGAAGAACTGACCGGCCTTGCGAATTGTTCGTGGAGTTCTTGTAGAGAAGGCTGTACAAGTGACGCCTATCACTGTACGCACATATATGTTAGTTATAACAACAGTAAG GAAGATCCACACAACCAAACTGACGATGCAGTGTTATTGGTGAACATTAAGGGATGCGGCTATCCACCCAGTGTGCTCTGTTTGAACTTCACGGAAACGTACGGAGTGGAAGGTACTGAATTTCCTTGCTACCATTCCCGTCAGAACCGGACAGTTGTTCTTACGCATTACGAAAGAGACGAGCAGATTGCTATTATAATCCATTATTTTGCGGTGCCCTTTATAATAACCTTAGCCACATCAGTAGCGCTCTGCGTAATGCACTGTGATTGCCGATGTCATCCCACGACTCACCACAAACGACCCAGACGCCCAAGAATCCAAGATCTGAGTGATGGCTCCATTAATATTGGGGTGGACCTCCGACATAATACCAGCTATCATTCTGACTTAGCCGCTATTAGGCCAACGTAA